One window of the Acaryochloris sp. CCMEE 5410 genome contains the following:
- the nusB gene encoding transcription antitermination factor NusB, with the protein MQPRRIARELALLSIGQLPSNSDRLANQDLQAVMITAVRTLVAEVQEALETASAELKRGSDRILDSEIKAIDVQSSRAMVSEAIDLTKTAVNRLGLAIDFPEFIQLANQQSVRDYTLDLIAAVHHHRDEIDQILETSLVDWQLHRLAHIDANLLRLAVAEMKYLDIPNQVAINESVELAKKYSAEEGHRFINGVLRRVTRQIAVP; encoded by the coding sequence ATGCAACCTCGCCGAATTGCCCGTGAATTGGCACTTTTAAGTATTGGTCAATTGCCTAGCAATTCCGATCGCCTCGCCAACCAAGATTTGCAAGCTGTGATGATTACGGCGGTACGAACCCTGGTGGCGGAAGTGCAAGAAGCATTAGAGACCGCCAGTGCTGAACTGAAACGGGGTAGCGATCGCATCCTCGATAGCGAAATTAAAGCTATTGATGTCCAGAGTTCGCGGGCCATGGTTAGTGAGGCGATTGATTTAACCAAAACGGCAGTCAACCGCTTGGGGCTAGCGATTGATTTTCCTGAGTTTATTCAGCTGGCCAATCAACAGTCAGTCCGCGACTACACCCTCGATTTAATTGCCGCGGTTCACCATCATCGTGACGAAATTGACCAAATCCTAGAAACATCTTTGGTAGATTGGCAACTTCATCGGTTGGCCCATATCGATGCTAATTTGTTGCGGTTGGCCGTTGCTGAAATGAAGTATTTGGATATTCCCAATCAAGTAGCGATTAACGAATCTGTCGAGCTGGCCAAAAAATATAGCGCCGAAGAGGGTCATCGCTTTATTAATGGTGTTTTGCGGCGGGTAACCCGTCAGATCGCGGTACCTTAA
- a CDS encoding DUF4189 domain-containing protein has translation MIHSKLAQVLMVTAFSMPTVSLMAVQPASANGNNYGAIAYSSATGSHGYSYDYSTAQAAQNAALRYCENYSGTGDCKSLVVFQNACGALAQTPDNSAGSGWGVDRPTAESFALQSCRQFGPNCKITRWVCTSR, from the coding sequence ATGATTCATTCTAAACTTGCTCAAGTATTGATGGTCACGGCTTTTAGCATGCCAACGGTTAGTCTCATGGCCGTCCAGCCAGCATCAGCCAATGGCAACAACTATGGTGCGATTGCATACTCTTCAGCGACAGGTAGCCATGGATATTCCTATGATTATTCAACTGCTCAAGCGGCCCAAAATGCAGCACTCCGTTACTGTGAAAACTATTCAGGCACAGGAGATTGTAAGTCTCTAGTCGTGTTCCAAAATGCTTGTGGCGCCTTAGCACAGACCCCAGATAATTCTGCAGGGTCAGGTTGGGGGGTCGATCGACCCACTGCTGAATCCTTTGCATTGCAGTCCTGTAGACAATTTGGTCCTAACTGTAAAATTACTCGTTGGGTCTGCACTAGTCGCTAA
- a CDS encoding sulfite exporter TauE/SafE family protein has translation MDPLSLGLFAVLGIAAGTLAGLLGIGGGMLIVPGLFYLFDLIQLPQESLMHMAAGSSMCIMICTAASSTWAHHRQEHIQWSIFRTIIAGIAVGVVSGNLLANRMPTQILELIFGIFLLVVSTKIFFEKKSEEAEEQTVGAPGIMPTSAVGMVIGFKSGVLGIGGGALSVPFLLYCGLPMKKASGTSASFTLPIAIVGTLSFLLLSGNQTAIPWSTGYVYWPAVLLVAPFTMLGAPIGAKFAGIVAPEKLRTIFAGLLLVISMRMLSGTGLIAWDFPLV, from the coding sequence ATGGATCCACTCAGTTTAGGACTATTTGCAGTCTTGGGTATTGCAGCGGGAACCTTAGCCGGACTGTTGGGCATTGGGGGTGGCATGTTGATTGTGCCTGGGTTGTTTTACCTGTTTGATTTGATTCAACTGCCCCAAGAATCACTGATGCATATGGCGGCGGGTAGCTCTATGTGCATTATGATCTGCACCGCTGCGTCTTCGACCTGGGCACACCATCGCCAAGAGCATATTCAATGGTCTATTTTTCGCACCATTATTGCGGGTATTGCTGTAGGGGTAGTGAGTGGCAATTTATTGGCCAATCGGATGCCAACCCAAATTCTAGAGTTGATTTTTGGCATCTTTCTGTTGGTGGTTTCTACCAAAATATTTTTTGAGAAAAAATCTGAGGAAGCAGAGGAGCAGACCGTGGGTGCTCCTGGCATTATGCCTACCAGTGCAGTAGGTATGGTGATTGGGTTTAAGTCAGGTGTATTGGGGATTGGCGGCGGTGCCCTGAGCGTCCCGTTTCTCCTCTATTGCGGCCTGCCCATGAAAAAAGCGAGTGGGACTTCTGCGTCTTTCACGTTACCCATCGCCATTGTGGGAACCCTTTCATTTTTACTATTGAGCGGGAATCAAACGGCCATTCCCTGGTCAACGGGATATGTCTATTGGCCTGCAGTATTGTTAGTGGCCCCGTTTACAATGCTGGGGGCACCGATAGGGGCTAAATTTGCCGGTATCGTTGCTCCTGAAAAGCTGCGAACGATCTTTGCCGGATTATTACTCGTGATTAGTATGCGGATGTTGTCGGGGACGGGCTTAATTGCCTGGGATTTCCCGCTGGTTTAG
- a CDS encoding aminopeptidase P N-terminal domain-containing protein: MQAEYRQRRQNLMEAMGSGTGIFRSAPMAVMHSDVEYNFRQESDFFYLTGFNEPNAVAVLAPHHEEHQFVLFVQPKDPLMETWTGYRVGVDLAKEEYGADAVYPIEELDEHLPQYLAGADRIYFHLGLDQPFNQTILKHWQRSLIKVRKDGFGPVALEDPMTVLHPQRLIKSETELDLMRKAIDISVEAHNLAREVAQPGRYEYEIQAEMERLFRLRGGLGPAYPSIVAAGVNGCILHYTENTCQIQEQDLLLIDAGCSYQYYNADITRTFPVSGTFTAEQKTLYELVLTAQEAAIAQVQPGNPYNAFHDAAVKVLTQGLVDLGLLKGKIDKLIEEETYKPFYMHRTGHWLGLDVHDVGVYKKDKDTWQPLQAGHVVTVEPGIYIGPDIQLDEDQPEVPERWRGIGIRIEDDVLLTETGHEVLTAAVPKSIASLTR, encoded by the coding sequence ATGCAAGCAGAATATCGCCAACGCCGCCAAAACCTGATGGAAGCCATGGGGTCGGGGACCGGAATTTTTCGTAGTGCCCCGATGGCGGTGATGCATAGTGATGTGGAATATAACTTCCGACAAGAAAGTGACTTTTTCTACTTGACGGGGTTTAACGAGCCCAATGCAGTGGCCGTGCTAGCTCCCCACCATGAAGAGCACCAGTTTGTGCTGTTTGTGCAACCTAAAGATCCGTTGATGGAGACGTGGACAGGGTATCGAGTAGGGGTCGATCTCGCAAAAGAAGAATATGGGGCCGATGCCGTGTATCCCATTGAGGAATTGGACGAACATCTACCCCAATATCTAGCGGGTGCCGATCGGATTTACTTTCATCTGGGATTAGATCAGCCCTTTAATCAAACGATTTTGAAGCACTGGCAGCGATCGCTGATCAAAGTCCGGAAGGATGGGTTTGGTCCTGTTGCCCTAGAAGATCCCATGACAGTGCTCCATCCTCAGCGGCTGATTAAAAGTGAGACTGAACTAGATTTGATGCGTAAGGCTATTGATATTTCTGTCGAAGCGCATAATTTAGCCCGAGAAGTCGCCCAACCTGGCCGCTATGAATATGAAATCCAAGCAGAGATGGAACGGCTATTTCGTTTACGAGGTGGCTTAGGACCCGCCTATCCCTCCATTGTGGCAGCGGGGGTCAATGGCTGCATTTTGCACTATACCGAGAACACCTGCCAGATTCAGGAGCAAGATTTGCTGTTGATTGATGCGGGCTGTAGTTACCAGTATTACAACGCCGATATTACCCGTACGTTTCCGGTGAGTGGAACGTTTACAGCAGAGCAAAAGACCCTGTATGAGTTAGTTTTGACAGCGCAAGAAGCTGCGATCGCACAAGTGCAACCGGGCAACCCCTACAACGCCTTCCACGACGCAGCAGTCAAAGTTCTGACCCAAGGCTTAGTCGATCTGGGCTTACTCAAAGGCAAGATCGATAAGCTGATTGAAGAAGAAACATATAAACCCTTTTACATGCACCGCACAGGCCATTGGTTGGGGCTAGACGTCCATGATGTAGGTGTCTACAAAAAAGACAAGGATACATGGCAGCCATTGCAAGCCGGACATGTGGTGACGGTAGAACCTGGCATTTACATCGGTCCCGATATTCAACTAGACGAAGATCAGCCAGAAGTACCCGAACGATGGCGAGGAATCGGGATTCGCATTGAGGATGATGTGCTACTCACAGAAACAGGCCATGAGGTTCTCACGGCCGCTGTTCCTAAATCCATTGCCTCCCTTACCCGCTGA
- a CDS encoding tetratricopeptide repeat protein: MKTVSSLALVWLNALVVGSPAVPSTPLDRPHLQVQETHTQPSTTAEQLFKQGNRLAQDGKLAAAIIAYRQSIAVDATNSQVYCQMAEVLVQLQRLEEALPAIRQALVLETRVTARSPVWYDAHARTQLAQILTQHQQVDAALPYRKQAIALYPEDETLYFGLGQTLVAKGDAEAAMMAYVQGYQQQIAANEISNGFKDLEAAYTDRNALAWRDVGNDFVALEQYQPAIRAYQKAIAIAPTGHFYYALASAQEQAGQQAAAAQSYAQAGASMPYQHLHIGIDAYREALRLQPDDANIHSGLGKALLEHGEIQAAIASFEQALSLNPNLTEAKDNIAKAKSRL; the protein is encoded by the coding sequence ATGAAAACAGTTTCCTCTCTGGCCCTGGTTTGGCTGAATGCCTTGGTCGTTGGCTCACCAGCAGTGCCTTCGACCCCCTTAGATCGGCCTCATCTACAGGTGCAGGAGACTCACACTCAGCCCTCTACGACAGCTGAGCAGCTTTTTAAGCAAGGCAATCGTTTAGCTCAAGATGGTAAATTAGCTGCGGCAATAATTGCTTATCGTCAATCTATAGCGGTGGATGCCACCAACTCCCAGGTATATTGCCAGATGGCAGAGGTGTTAGTCCAGCTCCAGCGCCTGGAAGAGGCCTTGCCAGCCATTCGCCAGGCTTTGGTGCTTGAGACTCGGGTTACCGCTAGAAGCCCGGTATGGTATGACGCTCACGCTCGTACTCAACTCGCCCAGATTCTGACCCAACATCAGCAAGTGGATGCGGCCTTGCCGTATCGGAAGCAGGCAATTGCCCTCTATCCAGAAGATGAAACGCTTTATTTCGGTTTAGGCCAAACGTTAGTCGCCAAAGGTGATGCTGAGGCAGCGATGATGGCCTATGTTCAGGGCTATCAACAGCAAATTGCGGCCAACGAGATATCGAACGGTTTCAAGGATTTGGAAGCGGCGTATACAGATAGAAACGCTCTCGCTTGGCGAGATGTGGGCAATGATTTTGTTGCCCTTGAGCAATACCAGCCCGCTATCCGCGCCTACCAAAAAGCCATTGCCATCGCTCCGACGGGTCACTTCTACTATGCTTTGGCATCTGCCCAGGAACAGGCAGGTCAGCAAGCGGCGGCAGCTCAGTCTTACGCCCAAGCTGGAGCCTCAATGCCCTATCAACATCTTCATATAGGTATCGACGCCTATCGGGAAGCCCTTCGCTTACAGCCTGATGACGCTAATATTCATAGCGGTTTGGGTAAAGCACTGTTGGAACACGGAGAGATTCAAGCTGCGATCGCATCCTTCGAACAAGCCCTCTCCCTCAACCCTAATTTGACGGAAGCAAAAGACAATATAGCCAAAGCCAAATCGCGGTTGTAG
- the psbQ gene encoding photosystem II protein PsbQ — protein sequence MILNFKRFCKSLLAVAFATALVLTSFSTIAPTALAGSDTGIVIAQASKYTEGLQPLYGRLSELEGYVSEGDWNNVRTFIRGPLGELGPLSRRLGDSLPAATQKSGRRTIKLLADHLNKLDAAAAKRNSTTASKEYDAVVSAFDAVLGLS from the coding sequence ATGATCTTAAATTTTAAACGATTTTGTAAATCCCTATTGGCCGTTGCCTTTGCAACTGCCCTTGTTTTGACAAGTTTTAGCACAATTGCCCCTACTGCTTTAGCTGGGTCTGATACTGGAATTGTTATTGCTCAAGCTTCTAAATATACAGAAGGACTACAACCACTGTATGGGCGCCTATCTGAGCTAGAAGGATACGTTTCTGAAGGCGACTGGAACAATGTTCGCACCTTTATCCGTGGTCCCCTCGGTGAGCTTGGTCCCCTCTCTCGTCGTTTGGGTGATTCATTGCCTGCTGCAACACAAAAGAGTGGTCGTCGCACCATCAAATTGTTAGCTGACCACCTCAACAAGCTAGATGCAGCTGCTGCTAAGCGTAATTCCACCACTGCTTCTAAAGAGTATGATGCCGTTGTGTCTGCTTTTGATGCTGTTCTAGGTTTGTCTTAA
- a CDS encoding PP2C family protein-serine/threonine phosphatase yields MSRVPLPNQPSQSLDLDYPGVATNVATVTALQELVSHLRREQAKAQDLLSSLSFSLRSFNNLNQFLALIPLIVSRVTDADAAALILFRPNGQVSLEQLYCHEGQQCRNIRLALENVTRQFTVNGSPAKQPNLVLEQQLAHLLGTNYQWFSTAILVRNFELHERGRLYLFSSNPDYEWTETRQKLAQLVADQTAVAIENDTLTTQLRKQERITRELEIGAEIQARLLPNYSPKIEGVALAATCQTANQVGGDYYDFIPIYRQLPTSRQYRLNQADRWGLVIGDVMGKGVPAGLIMTMTRGILRADALHHHSPSEILKNLNQVMYADLENSNRFVTLFYSEYDPKTRQLSFSNAAHNPPLLWRARENVIERLDTDGMLIGLDANTEYQEDKVTLSPGDTIIYYTDGFTDAAGPNGDRFDEENLIAVFQEACHTCHGPQEILDYLFERLQAFMGERNQSGDDVTLIVMQITPMLMTF; encoded by the coding sequence ATGTCTCGAGTTCCACTTCCAAACCAACCTTCCCAATCTTTGGATTTAGACTATCCAGGGGTGGCGACAAACGTGGCAACTGTGACAGCGCTGCAAGAGCTTGTTTCCCATCTCCGTCGAGAACAGGCAAAAGCGCAAGATTTATTGAGTTCCCTAAGCTTTTCGTTAAGGAGCTTTAATAATCTCAATCAGTTTCTCGCCTTAATTCCTCTAATTGTTAGCCGTGTGACCGATGCGGATGCTGCCGCTTTAATTTTGTTTCGTCCTAATGGACAAGTCTCTTTAGAGCAGCTGTACTGCCACGAAGGACAGCAATGCCGCAATATTCGCTTGGCCCTAGAAAATGTGACCCGTCAGTTTACAGTGAATGGTTCCCCTGCTAAGCAACCGAACCTAGTTCTAGAACAACAGCTGGCCCATCTTTTGGGCACAAACTATCAGTGGTTTAGTACCGCTATTTTAGTCCGAAATTTTGAACTCCATGAGCGCGGTCGGCTGTACCTGTTTAGCAGCAATCCTGACTATGAATGGACTGAAACGCGGCAAAAGCTGGCTCAATTAGTTGCGGATCAAACGGCGGTTGCTATTGAAAATGACACCCTGACCACCCAACTCCGTAAGCAAGAGCGGATTACCCGTGAGCTAGAGATTGGGGCAGAGATTCAAGCTCGCTTATTACCCAACTATTCTCCCAAAATTGAAGGTGTCGCCCTAGCGGCCACCTGTCAAACCGCCAATCAGGTGGGGGGAGATTATTACGACTTTATTCCGATTTATCGACAGTTACCGACCTCCCGCCAATATCGCCTCAACCAGGCCGATCGTTGGGGGCTGGTCATTGGTGATGTCATGGGTAAAGGCGTCCCTGCTGGGCTGATTATGACCATGACCCGCGGTATTTTGCGGGCGGATGCGTTGCATCATCACTCTCCATCTGAGATTTTGAAAAATCTCAATCAGGTCATGTATGCTGATTTAGAAAATTCTAATCGGTTTGTGACGCTGTTTTATTCAGAGTATGACCCGAAGACTCGTCAACTAAGCTTTAGTAATGCGGCTCATAATCCGCCGTTGCTGTGGCGTGCTCGGGAAAATGTGATTGAGCGTTTAGATACAGATGGTATGTTGATTGGCCTAGATGCCAATACCGAGTATCAGGAGGATAAGGTTACCCTCTCTCCAGGGGATACGATTATCTACTATACCGATGGCTTTACGGATGCTGCCGGTCCCAATGGTGATCGCTTCGATGAAGAGAACTTAATTGCGGTGTTTCAAGAAGCTTGCCACACCTGCCATGGCCCGCAAGAGATTCTGGATTACCTATTTGAGCGCTTGCAAGCTTTTATGGGTGAGCGCAACCAAAGTGGTGATGATGTAACTTTGATCGTCATGCAAATCACACCCATGTTGATGACGTTTTAA
- the ftsY gene encoding signal recognition particle-docking protein FtsY, which yields MVFNWFRRQFNKEEAEEQDTPPEAEAEQDAPGEVSDDAGETSEAEDYRSWAETAFQKIQERQQETTAETVAPEVEAKSSSADEVIASPDVEAESSVVAEVTPEVGSEPAPEATPTTAEIEEIDAVTPEVASSPEPIAATPAPVAKTESPSPTSPPAQPSPSDLQFDEGFLWSAEVLAAQGRRPEEVSVEEISWLQKLRQGLGKTRRGLANQLKSVVGQGPLNADAVMEIESLLLQADVGISATDKLIEALQTKVREETLPPDAAIAYLKEIMQNILDAPTQKNYSPNFAPKREGMNIWLMTGVNGAGKTTTIGKLAHISKESGYACLIAAADTFRAAAVEQVKVWGQRSNVDVIANPGQNTDPAAVVFDAITAAQKRNIDLLLVDTAGRLQNKKNLMDELNKVRRIVSKKAPDAHIESLLVLDATLGQNGLRQAQVFSEAAELTGVVLTKLDGSAKGGVALAVVQELGLPIRFIGAGEGITDLRPFSSYEFVEALLST from the coding sequence ATGGTTTTTAATTGGTTTCGTCGCCAATTTAATAAAGAAGAAGCTGAGGAGCAAGACACACCGCCTGAAGCCGAAGCGGAGCAAGATGCCCCCGGCGAAGTTAGCGACGATGCCGGAGAGACCAGTGAAGCTGAAGATTATCGCAGTTGGGCCGAGACAGCCTTCCAAAAAATCCAAGAGCGACAGCAAGAAACCACTGCAGAGACCGTTGCGCCAGAAGTCGAAGCTAAAAGTTCTTCAGCCGATGAAGTAATCGCTTCCCCAGACGTCGAGGCAGAGAGCTCCGTAGTAGCTGAGGTCACCCCAGAAGTTGGCTCTGAGCCTGCTCCAGAAGCCACCCCCACCACGGCTGAAATCGAGGAAATTGATGCAGTCACACCCGAGGTTGCCTCTTCTCCTGAGCCGATTGCAGCTACTCCAGCACCGGTTGCAAAAACTGAATCGCCTAGCCCAACCTCTCCTCCCGCCCAACCTTCTCCCTCGGATCTGCAGTTTGATGAAGGGTTTTTGTGGTCTGCGGAAGTCTTAGCAGCCCAGGGCCGTCGTCCTGAAGAAGTCTCCGTTGAAGAAATTTCCTGGCTGCAAAAGCTGCGCCAAGGACTAGGCAAAACCCGACGGGGTTTAGCCAACCAACTCAAATCGGTGGTAGGCCAAGGCCCGTTGAATGCCGATGCGGTGATGGAAATTGAGTCATTATTGCTGCAGGCAGACGTGGGGATTTCGGCGACAGACAAATTAATTGAAGCCTTGCAGACCAAAGTTCGGGAAGAAACCCTGCCCCCGGATGCTGCGATCGCCTATCTCAAAGAGATTATGCAGAATATTCTCGATGCTCCGACCCAAAAGAACTATAGCCCTAACTTTGCCCCCAAACGAGAGGGGATGAATATCTGGTTGATGACCGGGGTCAACGGCGCCGGTAAAACTACGACTATCGGTAAACTAGCCCATATCTCTAAGGAGTCGGGGTATGCCTGCTTGATTGCAGCTGCCGACACCTTTAGAGCTGCAGCGGTTGAACAAGTAAAGGTATGGGGACAGCGTAGCAATGTCGATGTGATTGCGAATCCTGGTCAAAATACAGACCCTGCGGCTGTTGTCTTCGATGCCATTACTGCCGCCCAAAAGCGCAATATTGATCTGTTACTAGTGGACACAGCCGGGCGTCTCCAGAATAAGAAGAACCTGATGGATGAACTCAACAAAGTTCGACGGATTGTCAGCAAGAAAGCCCCAGATGCTCACATTGAGTCCCTGTTGGTGCTGGATGCCACTTTGGGCCAAAACGGGTTGCGACAAGCCCAGGTCTTTTCCGAGGCGGCTGAATTAACGGGAGTCGTACTGACCAAACTGGATGGTTCTGCTAAAGGTGGGGTTGCTCTAGCGGTAGTTCAGGAGTTAGGTCTGCCCATTCGATTTATAGGAGCAGGCGAAGGCATTACGGACTTGCGCCCCTTTTCTAGCTATGAATTTGTCGAGGCACTCCTGAGCACCTAG
- a CDS encoding glycosyltransferase has protein sequence MRKLYFLVPGLGGKYACGGLWAELKTLKLAQQICSAEVVTYKQREPDTLFLADLLNQPLDQAILVISWGFDVGQLAQQLKDYNVIYHAHSSGYGFNLPARVPIVTVSRNTLGYWGQRSPHSLLYYLPNQISDNFQNLNLDRDIDVLVQARKSSTYLLQELIPALQQVCNVMVVDSYVEDLSKLFNRAKVYLYDSAEYWAQQKVSEGFGLQPMEAMACGCQVFSSINGGLSDYLDPGFNCYKIAGHSLTFDLQRIQQVLQSDQRVGLSESVLAEYRTENILHRLRVILTEINAFFDAQPHQQAGIVPLTPMRITQLRLQAIWRKLLKKVS, from the coding sequence ATGCGCAAGTTATATTTTCTGGTTCCAGGGTTAGGCGGTAAGTACGCCTGCGGTGGCCTCTGGGCCGAACTGAAAACTTTGAAATTGGCCCAGCAGATCTGTTCGGCAGAGGTAGTCACCTACAAACAGCGGGAGCCTGACACTCTATTCCTAGCTGATTTACTCAATCAACCCCTCGATCAAGCCATTTTGGTGATTAGCTGGGGCTTCGATGTGGGGCAACTGGCGCAACAGTTAAAAGACTATAACGTGATTTACCATGCCCATAGCTCAGGCTATGGATTTAACTTGCCAGCCAGGGTTCCCATTGTTACCGTTAGTCGCAATACCTTGGGCTATTGGGGACAGCGATCGCCCCATTCCCTGCTGTACTACTTACCCAACCAAATTTCAGACAATTTTCAGAACTTAAATCTGGACCGGGATATTGATGTATTGGTGCAAGCCCGGAAATCTTCAACTTATCTATTACAGGAGCTGATTCCAGCATTGCAGCAGGTTTGCAACGTGATGGTGGTCGATAGCTATGTCGAAGATTTATCCAAGCTTTTTAATCGAGCCAAGGTGTATCTCTATGATTCCGCCGAATATTGGGCGCAACAAAAGGTGAGTGAAGGCTTTGGATTACAGCCGATGGAAGCAATGGCCTGTGGCTGTCAGGTGTTTTCAAGTATTAATGGTGGGTTGTCAGATTACTTAGATCCAGGTTTCAACTGTTACAAAATTGCAGGGCACTCCCTCACCTTTGATCTACAGCGGATTCAGCAGGTGTTGCAGTCGGATCAAAGGGTAGGGCTGTCAGAATCTGTCTTAGCTGAATATCGAACAGAAAATATTCTGCACAGGCTGCGGGTGATTTTGACTGAGATTAACGCTTTTTTTGACGCTCAACCCCATCAACAAGCTGGTATTGTACCTCTCACGCCCATGCGGATCACCCAACTTCGCCTACAGGCGATCTGGCGTAAGCTTCTCAAAAAGGTATCTTGA
- a CDS encoding DUF4349 domain-containing protein, whose translation MTVEHNRFTAPLWGTVVGAVLLASCSTPMTETVSESGEAPQAAQAELADLSNNVSAPADAAPPKAKPQLIKRANMTLRVEKVAPALKAVAKIVKTQQGDVVGLQDQVPPDESVRHQASMELRIPQAKLETTLEQLAQIGTVQNRSIEAEDVSTQLVDFQARLKNLRKSEEVVLKIMDRSGSVADVLKVSQELKTIRQQIEQIDAQVKRLQAQVAYSTVNLSLESAIATTPPQASLGERLQEAWSQSTHAVVNLTFGILGLLVWVVVFLPYILGLVLVQFVVKRLIQRRSNGTVTAANNESISG comes from the coding sequence ATGACAGTAGAACACAATCGCTTTACTGCACCTTTGTGGGGAACGGTCGTCGGGGCTGTGCTCTTGGCTAGCTGCTCAACGCCAATGACGGAAACCGTTTCGGAGTCAGGTGAAGCACCCCAAGCGGCCCAGGCAGAGTTAGCTGACCTCAGTAATAATGTGTCGGCACCTGCGGATGCTGCTCCACCGAAAGCTAAACCGCAACTGATTAAGCGGGCCAATATGACCCTAAGAGTTGAAAAAGTAGCCCCGGCCCTAAAAGCAGTCGCCAAAATTGTCAAAACACAACAAGGTGATGTGGTAGGCCTGCAGGATCAAGTGCCTCCTGATGAGTCAGTGCGTCATCAGGCTTCTATGGAACTGCGCATCCCCCAGGCTAAATTAGAGACCACCCTGGAGCAATTAGCCCAGATTGGCACGGTACAGAACCGTTCGATTGAAGCGGAAGATGTGTCTACTCAGCTGGTAGATTTTCAAGCCCGGCTCAAAAATCTTCGCAAGTCAGAAGAAGTGGTGTTGAAGATTATGGATCGATCTGGATCTGTGGCGGATGTCCTCAAAGTTTCGCAAGAGCTGAAAACAATTCGTCAGCAGATTGAGCAAATCGATGCTCAGGTGAAACGGTTACAGGCACAAGTCGCCTATTCAACCGTGAATCTCAGTTTGGAATCTGCGATCGCAACCACGCCACCCCAAGCCTCCCTCGGCGAACGCTTACAAGAAGCTTGGTCCCAGTCTACCCATGCGGTGGTCAATCTTACATTTGGCATCCTGGGGCTTCTAGTGTGGGTTGTGGTCTTTTTGCCTTACATTCTGGGTCTGGTCTTGGTGCAATTTGTGGTCAAACGGTTGATACAGCGCCGGAGTAACGGAACCGTGACAGCCGCTAATAACGAGTCCATCAGCGGGTAA